The window TttgatttcctctgttttttcccatcctcctcctcctcctccgttgcAGGTAGCTTTATTcctatcttttaatttatataattattttcctcTAGACTCGTCGTTGCTTTATCTATGTAAACGCGTTTTCACGATTTCTACCACTGTTTGTTTAATCACCTTCGATCGATTGATttctttagggttttcttttcaGGCCTTGATGGAAACGCCCGGCTCCAATCATGACTCCTTCAGGGGTTCTTCTCCCCGTAGAAACTCCATCCTCTCTGCTTCTAACATCATCCAGGCCCCCATCTCAACCTTGTTAGAGTATTCGGGTCTCTTTCGAACAAGGCCAAGTCTTCCTCCTAGTCATGAGGCTGAAACGCTCGTTCCTGATGATTCTGCAGCAGCAGGTATCTCCTCTGGGGAGGTTGCCATTAGGATCATTGGCAACGCCGAGCACGATGCTGCTCAAACTGATAACAACAATGCTCTTATTAGGGATTCCGCTGCTGGACAGTCTGAAGCTTTGGGTTCTGCTTCTTCTCAGGTTGATCCCTTGGctgctcctcctcctcaagGTGGTGCCTCTCAGCCCGAATCTGCCCCTGGAGACGCCGCAACCCGGGATTCTCCTTACCAAAGATATGATATTCAGCAGGCTGCTCGCTGGATTGAGCAAATTCTTCCCTTTTCTTTGCTTCTGTTGGTTGTTTTTATCCGCCAGCATTTGCAGGGTATTAATATCTCTCCTATCCTCTATCCCTTTGTGTCTCTTTTTCTCATCATCGCcacttgttcttgttgtttccATCTCTCTCACTGTCTCTTTTACTTTTCCTGCTATCTCTCTCAGGCTTCTTTGTTGCTATTTGGATTGCTGCTGTCATGTTCAAGTCTAATGATATTCTCAAGAAGCAAACTGCGTTGaaggtttttgagtttttgcattttaCTTTATTTCTTTTCCAATTCCAAATTTCACACTATTGCTTAGTCTAAGCCTCAAGCACgtctcttatatatatttattaattacagGGTGAGAGGCATATTTCGGCATTAATTGGAATCTCTGTAGCGTTTTCGGCCCATGTTGTTGGTGTTTATTGGTGGTTTCGGAAGGATGACCTCTTGTATCCCTTAATCATGCTGCCTCCAAAATCCATACCACCTTTCTGGCATGCCATTTTTATCATAGTGGTGAATGGTCTGTTCCTTTCTCTGCTTTATTGTTTCCCTTTCCTTAATGAGTCTCGTTTACACTTCTCTTATTCATGCATTATTCCCTATATGATTCATTGTAGCATCCTGTTGGATCATTTAGTGACTTTTTCTTGTGCCTATATTCCTCAGATACACTTGTCCGGCAAGCCTCTATGATTTTCAAGTGTTTTCTCTTGATGTACTACAAGAACAGTAGGGGTCGAAATTATCGTAAACAGGTGATGTaggacaaaatatatatatattctctcctTTACCTATATATACAGTTTAACCTAGCCTGCCTCGCTATGCGTCTGTGACATACCTTTGGCAAGCGATTCATAATTTGGTTATTCATTTTCTATGCAGGGCCAATTGCTAACTTTGGTTGAATATTTGATGCTTCTGTATCGCTCTTTACTGCCTACCCCTGTATGGTACCGTTTCTTCTTGAACAAGGATTATGGAAGCCTTTTCTCCTCTCTTATGACGGGATTGTACCTTACTTTCAAGCTCACTTCAGTAGTTGAGAAGGTAGGTTTctttttctagaattttttactcaattctttttttctttttatttgtggAAGCTGAGAGGGGAAATTGGGAATGAAATTCAGGTTCAATCCTTCTTTACGGCATTGAAGGCTTTGTCTCGTAAAGAGGTGCACTACGGATCGTATGCAACTACAGAGCAGGTACAAATTAATTCTTGCAGATTCAAATCTAGCTTATGCCTCTTAAGGGTTTAAGCCCACATGAAGTGTCTTTCTAATGTGTGCAGGTAAATGCGGCAGGCGACCTGTGTGCCATCTGCCAGGAAAAGATGCACACCCCAATTCTTCTTCGTTGCAAACACTTGTTTTGCGAAGATTGCGTTTCAGAATGGTGAGGTGTTTTTGCATATAGTAATTGTCTTTTGTGTATGAATCTGGATGTTGATCGAATGTGATTATGACTGGGcaggtttgagagagagaggacgtGTCCTCTGTGCAGGGCCTTGGTCAAACCAGCAGATCTAAAATCATTCGGTGATGGATCCACCAGCCTCTTCTTCCAGATTTTCTGATTAGAACACATACACGAGGAgtccaaagtaaaaaaaaataccatcaAGACTCACTTGCTCACTCGATAGTTTTCTTAGAGAGTATTTCTATACAATGCCATTCAAGCTGTGAACGAAAGACACCACTGATGATGCCTTGGAAGATGTTCATACAATGTCATTTGTTAATATGAATGAAATCACCTTTTATATTACGTAGCAAAAAATAGTCTGATATCATCGTGAATGCACAAGCacgacaaaaacaaataaataataatttcaatatCAATGAATTTAAGAAGCTGAAACCACACTTGGACACATACTGCTTTCTTCAGCGACTACGATGATCTCTTTAATCATATCTCGACTCGGAGACTGTGTGCCCTCCTCAGCCGCAGGTGAAGAAGTCATCGAGGTTGATACAAAAGGGTAAACAGATGTCACCTCTTCACTGCCCTCGTCTATGTACACAACGTCCTGCATCGTGAGCTGGTGGTATTCTACTATCTCCCTCAAGAACCGGTTCTCCCTTGCATAAATCGAGTTTTCATGAGCCAACCGTGCTTTCTCTGCCAGGAGGCTCTCCAGCTGGAGCCGAATCTGATACATCCACAACAGAGTAGTTAGATGGAAATGCAACACACAAATGTTTTGGAGATGAGGGAGGTCAGGTCACACAATTTGTTTTACCAAATCTTCGTCTGCAGGGTTGTTTCCTTTCTCACGGTGATTCTCCCTCAGgtgtttgttctcttcttcaagctGAGCGCAACGCTCTTTCGCAAATGCAAGATCTGCTTTCATAGTTTTCAGCTCACGGAGGAGGAGTTTTGCTTTAGCAGCGGTGGCCATCGCCACCTGCAGCTCACACAAGAAACTATCAAGGAACAGAGCTATTACGAATAACTAGTTAAAAGAGTAGACCTTACATCGCGAGATGCCTTGAGTTGAGTTTCATGCTCCATATGATTTAACTGCATTGGCTGCTCTGGAGACTTTTTCCATGAGGAACTTACTCCGTAAGATTGATTCTGAATCTCATCTTCACCAACAGTTCCTCTTCGTCTGGTTTGAAGTTTTCGTGTTTCCTGGATGATATCAGCTGTTTTGTTCTCAACGAGTGTTCGGCCTTCCTAGAGATATCAAGGAACAACAGATCTAAATAAAGCAGTATCAACCAAGAAGAATGAAACACCGGAATGAATATGATGACAGAGATGAAGAAAAACCTCAAAGGCTTTCTCAAAAGTGTCACCGATCTGATTAAGAGAAGATGCAAGCTTATCCAGCCCTCTCCGAAGCTTCGGATTATCCATTTTCTTGAAACCTTCATCTGATAGGTATGAAAACCGGGACTAGAGAAACAAAGACCAAAAGAGTCCATGATGACCAGAGAGAGGATGGATCATGAATGTAGTTGAaatcagcaaaaacaaaaacctgagATGTTGTTGAGGTCGTATCAATAGATTTATCATCTTCAATCACAGATTTTGCTTTGTGGGCTATGGCTCCCCACAAGCTCTTTGGCTCGGTCGCGTATGCCGTAAAGTTCTGCAGTATACATCCGCAGAAAACACATACATAGGATCaatgagagaagaaagatcatCATGCTCCGcagattataattaataatcacaACTCCTAATGGCATGCTAATGCAACGTTGGTTGGTTGACagctaaataaatatataagcatTACAGCCTGATTTAACGAACAAGATTCGATCTGGAGCTGAATCTGATCAGATAGTTGAGAGCATTAACAGAGTCAAAAGTCGTCAAAGGTTAGTCACTATGGATTGGACATCCTAAGAGCGGATCGTGTAACCGTAGAAACGTAAAGCAATCAGTTGAGggccaaaaatggagaaacCTTAGATCTGGGTTGGTCAAAAGCAGGGGACTCACGCGTTGTGAAGGATCTATCTTTGACGGCGGTGATGCTCTCCGGTGGAAGCTGATCCTCCTTGAAAGTGGCAAAATTTCCGATCCCCTGCCTTCTCCTGTACGCCATATGTTAGGttcccttgttttttttttcggttagTTCTCAAACAAGTTAAATCACCAGCTTAGAAAGAGGAGAGACGTTTTGATATTAGTATAATCAAAAAAAGTGCAAGGACAAAAATTGATGGATGCGGACCCACGAGGCTCGAAAGAAAGAAAGCCagtgataattttatttagtcTCTTTGTTAATGTCCCTTGGACAACCCGACAggatttgtgtgttttaaatctGACCAGCTAAATTTCCATGGAGAACATCTCATCTTCATTCCCAAATCCAGTTCAATATACACCATCCGTATTCCCCATCTCAAAACTGGTCAATGCCAGAAAACTTGTCCACTCCAGTAGCATTCATCCGTATTCAATGAGTTGCCGACGCCCACAACACATTTCTACCACTTGAGGAATCTCTGCTTAATCATTTCTTTACTAGTACGTTGACTATTATAATATCAACAACACACATCCACCTAATTAAGTTATGGATTTACTGGAACCCTCTAACCTAGGAAGTTCACCTCTGTTCTGTATGAATATGATGGCCATCCTGTCCATGCTCCTTCCTCTTTAATATGTATGTTGTATGGTTTTGGAACACTAGAAAGACAAAATATGTTCTCCTTCCTCTTTCATCAGTTTCTGCTTTTGGCAATTTCACAGAGAATCTTAGGAAACTAGCACTATTTCAAGACCCTCTTCATGACTCGGAGACTTTAGAGGGAGGGAGTGAGTCTATTAGATAAGcgtaaaaaacagaaaaacaaaaggagaaaTATGATGCCCTGCGAAATTTACAACACCCGGCACCCCCATCCGTCCGTCGTCGTTGACGGTTGACCCCTTCTCCGCCATACAATCCCAACGCCCTGTttctgccattttttttttgttgcatcgAAACCATTCCTTGTTTGCTTGGGAGAGATGAAGGCTTCCTCCTAGGTTTGTGAAGATCCTGGCGTTTTTCTTGggtaatattttttctctttttctcttttaattcttttGGAAATTCGAGAGAGCAATTGGAGATAGCGCGGATGTATGTATCCGCTCATTCATATGGTGTGATCTCACCCCTGCTTGggtcatgatttttttatatatctcccACTTTTCATTTCAGACCTCAAAGTTACCACCTTTGGATCTGATGGAATCACAACCTCAGAgatcttctgatgatgatagGGATAGCAATTCAATCCCATCTTCGGCGTGTAATCTATGCGGAAGAGTTGTTCAATCTGCTTCCGATGATCTTGAAATCTTTAGCTTATGTGTAGACTGTAAGTTTTTGTTGCTTGAAGATTTCGGCACCCCTGCCCCTCCCCTGTCCCGGAGGCAGACtcctagtagtagtagtagaagaagaagaagaagaagaagggggaGGATGAGAACTAGGCACGACAGCTCTGAGTCTGTCGGTGATCTTTCCACCCAACAACAATTCACACACTTGATAAGCATCGCAAGACAAAGCCTTTCAACCGTTCATGCTAGTGATGACCAGCGAACTAGCTCCCATACCACTCCTACCGGTTCGACAAGATGGCCACTTTTCTCAGAATCTGAAAGTGACGATTTTGGCAACTTTGGCGAAACCGATTCAAACGCTAGTTTTAGCCTCTACAGGTTCTCCCATGGTGATTATAGGGATGATGCCATTTCTTTTAGTGCTTACGGTGGTGGGGAGTCTGATGCTTCCACGGACAGGCATCCGGAAATCTTTGTTCAACCAGACGACAGGAGCGATATTGACTTTGACACTGATATAGACCCGATGCATGCTGGTCTTAACCAGTGGAACTCTGACGAAGACGACAGGGAATGGGACGAAGGAGCGGGTCCATCTGGGGTTTCCCGAACACGGTATCGAAATTATTTGGCAAGTCCAAGTGAGAGCTACAGCTCCATGACTCGGTTTGATTCACCTGAGTTGGAGAGAGGGTTTCGTCAAAGAATTCTAGAGAGGAGGCAGGCGCTATCTCGCAACATCTTCACTGGTTTGGAGGATATGGAGTTCTCCCCTTATGCTGCAAATGTTGATGATTATCTTGATGAGAGGGGCTTTGAGGAACTGCTTGAGCAACTTGCCGACGCTGACAATTCCAGAAGAGGTGCACCACCTGCATCGGTGACTTGCGTCAGGAATCTTCCAAAGGTTGTCATTGGAGAGGAGCATGTAAACAAGGGACTAGTCTGTGCTATCTGCAAAGAGCTTTTCACCCTCCGCAATGAAACCACGCAGCTTCCGTGTCTACATCTGTACCATGCTCATTGTATCGTACCTTGGTTGAATGCCCGTAACTCTTGTCCGCTCTGCCGTTACGAGCTCCCAACAGATGATAAAGATTACGAGGAGGGAAGGCAGAATGTACTGGATGTGAGCGAGGATAGCTCCTCCTCTGATGCTGGCACAGACGCGGGAGAAGAGGAATATGTTGAGAGCGAGCCTGGTGTGAGCAGAGTTAGCAGAGGAAGATGGCTGTTTCTGGCTGCTGCGCCAGTGGTGGGTCTGGTGGGCGTTGTGTTGGCAATGTGGCTAAGCAACCCACAGAGGAGAGATATAGCAGTCTCTCATAGCCAAAGGGGGAACAGAACCAGAAGATGGCTGCCATTTTTCTGACTGATACCCACTTCCCTTGTAACTCTAGAATCTCTCAGACCCTAAAagatacttgagtttttttatCTGCTGGTTATTGACTTCTATTGTTTCCACATGTTAGTTTAATTGAAGTTTAACCAAAGTTGTGCTGTGTGTCGTGtgtttcaaataaatattactTGATATatccagagaaaaaaaaaggtagtcCCAGCAGGCATCAGTTGATAGAAGTTACATTTACACaggaattaaataaaataactttgatgctgacaaaaagaaaaggaaaaaaaaaaaactttggattGGTTCAGGCACATATGAGACGCCCCTGGACTTGTATAGTAGCCAGATCAATGTGTCAATAAGAAAGAATTCAGAAGAGTATGTTGATGTACAGTACCATCCATCCAGCCATTGAGAAGATGGCGAAAATGTGAACCCAGAAAAGCACAGCAGCTGACTCCCTTCCACAGCCTCTAAGGTTCGCAACAGCTCCTGAAAGCACTGATGTAGGCATTGTGTGTTGAAGGAGTAGCACAAATCGGAACATCTTGTCCTCAGCAGGAAGGAATCCAAGTTTGTCTGCTAGTGTCACTATTCCTAGTCCTACTGGTGGCACCAACACCAACCGTCCAAATATAATAGCCGCTGTAGTCTTGAAACCAAGTTTTGAACTTCCTGGTCCTAAAATTTAGTCAAGGAATCAATAAGTTCCATATGATGGATGgggctaaaaacaaaaacagtatgAAAAGAGAGCAACAACACAACCCTACCGTTAATGAGATTTCCTCCCAGTGCCAGTAAGATACACGGTATCATGGCGTCCCTGATAGCCAAAGGTTTTTTACAGTTATTAAAACATTATATCGCAGCTGCTTGccagaagacaaaaaaagaggGTGCTGTTTACCCAAGAATCATGCAGCTGtctgtgaagaagaaaagaggtgCACCATTTGTGAATATCAACTTCTTCGTGAAAGGTATTGCACCAAGTATCATGGCAAGGATCTGAAGGTAACACAAACACGTCTACTTTAAGTAACATGGTAAAGGCAACTGCAAGGTCTCTTGTGAGTCTTGAATCTCTTGATCATCGGATAATACAGGAGAACTGAAAGGCGAGATACTTACCGAAGCAACTATTGCAGGCTGGACTATTTGCTTCAGTTTCAACTTCTCATAGAGGTAAACAAAGATCTGTGTAATCTACATCACAGagcaaaatatttaaacaaaaaaaccctgAATCATTGAATTAAAATCTATAACTGCATTTCCACCTTGCTTTTCCTTGAATCCCCTCTTCCTCTAGGTTCGGTGCTCTGTACAGGCAGGAGAACTTGAGCAGGCGAAATGTCCTTGGGGGAATTTTGAATAAGCAAGGGGACTTGCTCTGGAGCAGCATCTACTGGAAGGTGTTTCAAAGGAAGATtatcttcttcagcatcaaACCCTTCTGGAGGAGGAGCAAACATCTGGTACACATATGTGTAGAGAATGATGGCACCAACCTAACATACAAGTTATACCTCACGGTTATTCAAAGTTTCTCAGAGAGAATCATCATGGAAACTAGCAGGAGGGAACCGAAACAATATTTAAATCCATGGACACTGATGACACACAGTAGACTGGAACTAAGGATCCTAAACAAAATAGTTACAATGTCTCATAAGTACATATCAAGCTCCTCTtcatcaaaacagaaaaaaggcAGAAAGCCAAGAAAGTGTGTCACTGTAAAGGGCGAGACAGCAAAGACGAAAACTTGGGAAGCTAATGATGCTCTGATTCTATAGTACGTAgttttaagagagagagagagagagagagagagagagagagagagagagagagagagagagagagagagagagagagagagagagagagagagagagagagagagagagagagagagagagagagagagagagagagagagagagagagagagagagagagagagagagagagagagagagagagagagagagagagagagagagagagagagagagagagagagagagagagagagagagagagagagagagagagagagagagagagagagagagagagagagagagagagagagagagagagaaagggtaCCCATTGACCAAAGGATATATAAGCAGTGCCATCAATGCTACATTTTTCGGAGTCACCGAAAGGGTTGGAGGTATCCCTACATAGAGCCGCTAGTAAAACAAGAGGCACATTGCCAATGTTAcctgagaaacaaacaaaaataaataaaaaagtgagaCTAGTGTCAGTCAGAGCAGACAAGAGAGTCTTAGGGAAAAGGGTGTCTAACCAACTCCAATTTGTATGATAGTGAATTTGAAGTAAGGGTAAGGTGGACGAATGATGGTAGCAACAATGAAACCGATGATCNTAGGGGTTGGACTTGGGTTGGAATCCGGAAGAGAGGGGAAGaataaaacagaggaagttagagagagagagagagagagtctctcTGATGATNCTGGAGAGCTGCTATTATGGTGTATAAAAGACAAGGGAGTAAGATGGAAACAAACCACTGAAGCATTTTGTGGAGAGTGACGGCTTGTCCGAGCTGGGAGAAGATCAAGCAGGGAAGCAAAAGCGAGAAGACTAACTGTATGACACACAGTTTCAAagttatgctttttttttttaacaag is drawn from Camelina sativa cultivar DH55 chromosome 8, Cs, whole genome shotgun sequence and contains these coding sequences:
- the LOC104709044 gene encoding uncharacterized protein LOC104709044 isoform X2, producing MDNPKLRRGLDKLASSLNQIGDTFEKAFEEGRTLVENKTADIIQETRKLQTRRRGTVGEDEIQNQSYGVSSSWKKSPEQPMQLNHMEHETQLKASRDVAMATAAKAKLLLRELKTMKADLAFAKERCAQLEEENKHLRENHREKGNNPADEDLIRLQLESLLAEKARLAHENSIYARENRFLREIVEYHQLTMQDVVYIDEGSEEVTSVYPFVSTSMTSSPAAEEGTQSPSRDMIKEIIVVAEESSMCPSVVSAS
- the LOC104709047 gene encoding uncharacterized protein LOC104709047 translates to MESQPQRSSDDDRDSNSIPSSACNLCGRVVQSASDDLEIFSLCVDCKFLLLEDFGTPAPPLSRRQTPSSSSRRRRRRRRGRMRTRHDSSESVGDLSTQQQFTHLISIARQSLSTVHASDDQRTSSHTTPTGSTRWPLFSESESDDFGNFGETDSNASFSLYRFSHGDYRDDAISFSAYGGGESDASTDRHPEIFVQPDDRSDIDFDTDIDPMHAGLNQWNSDEDDREWDEGAGPSGVSRTRYRNYLASPSESYSSMTRFDSPELERGFRQRILERRQALSRNIFTGLEDMEFSPYAANVDDYLDERGFEELLEQLADADNSRRGAPPASVTCVRNLPKVVIGEEHVNKGLVCAICKELFTLRNETTQLPCLHLYHAHCIVPWLNARNSCPLCRYELPTDDKDYEEGRQNVLDVSEDSSSSDAGTDAGEEEYVESEPGVSRVSRGRWLFLAAAPVVGLVGVVLAMWLSNPQRRDIAVSHSQRGNRTRRWLPFF
- the LOC104709045 gene encoding RING finger and transmembrane domain-containing protein 2 — its product is METPGSNHDSFRGSSPRRNSILSASNIIQAPISTLLEYSGLFRTRPSLPPSHEAETLVPDDSAAAGISSGEVAIRIIGNAEHDAAQTDNNNALIRDSAAGQSEALGSASSQVDPLAAPPPQGGASQPESAPGDAATRDSPYQRYDIQQAARWIEQILPFSLLLLVVFIRQHLQGFFVAIWIAAVMFKSNDILKKQTALKGERHISALIGISVAFSAHVVGVYWWFRKDDLLYPLIMLPPKSIPPFWHAIFIIVVNDTLVRQASMIFKCFLLMYYKNSRGRNYRKQGQLLTLVEYLMLLYRSLLPTPVWYRFFLNKDYGSLFSSLMTGLYLTFKLTSVVEKVQSFFTALKALSRKEVHYGSYATTEQVNAAGDLCAICQEKMHTPILLRCKHLFCEDCVSEWFERERTCPLCRALVKPADLKSFGDGSTSLFFQIF
- the LOC104709044 gene encoding uncharacterized protein LOC104709044 isoform X1; protein product: MAYRRRQGIGNFATFKEDQLPPESITAVKDRSFTTRESPAFDQPRSKNFTAYATEPKSLWGAIAHKAKSVIEDDKSIDTTSTTSQSRFSYLSDEGFKKMDNPKLRRGLDKLASSLNQIGDTFEKAFEEGRTLVENKTADIIQETRKLQTRRRGTVGEDEIQNQSYGVSSSWKKSPEQPMQLNHMEHETQLKASRDVAMATAAKAKLLLRELKTMKADLAFAKERCAQLEEENKHLRENHREKGNNPADEDLIRLQLESLLAEKARLAHENSIYARENRFLREIVEYHQLTMQDVVYIDEGSEEVTSVYPFVSTSMTSSPAAEEGTQSPSRDMIKEIIVVAEESSMCPSVVSAS
- the LOC104709046 gene encoding protein PIN-LIKES 6-like; its protein translation is MIARILAALADSMEIPAAAGESVLGTIKIAVMPIAKVFTMCFLGLLMASKYVNILPPSGRKLLNGLVFSLLLPCLIFSQLGQAVTLHKMLQWFVSILLPCLFPXIIGFIVATIIRPPYPYFKFTIIQIGVGNIGNVPLVLLAALCRDTSNPFGDSEKCSIDGTAYISFGQWVGAIILYTYVYQMFAPPPEGFDAEEDNLPLKHLPVDAAPEQVPLLIQNSPKDISPAQVLLPVQSTEPRGRGDSRKSKITQIFVYLYEKLKLKQIVQPAIVASILAMILGAIPFTKKLIFTNGAPLFFFTDSCMILGDAMIPCILLALGGNLINGPGSSKLGFKTTAAIIFGRLVLVPPVGLGIVTLADKLGFLPAEDKMFRFVLLLQHTMPTSVLSGAVANLRGCGRESAAVLFWVHIFAIFSMAGWMVLYINILF